A genomic window from Gossypium hirsutum isolate 1008001.06 chromosome D10, Gossypium_hirsutum_v2.1, whole genome shotgun sequence includes:
- the LOC107914891 gene encoding chalcone synthase 1-like produces MVTVEEVRKAQRAQGPATVLAIGTSTPPNCVDQSTYPDYYFHITNSEHKTELKEKFKRMCEKSMIKKRYMYLTEEILKENPNVCEYMAPSLDARQDMVVVEVPKLGKEAATKAIKEWGQPKSKITHLVFCTTSGVDMPGADYQLTKLLGLRPSVKRLMMYQQGCFAGGTVLRVAKDLAENNKGARVLVVCSEITAVTFRGPSDTHLDSLVGQALFGDGAAAVIIGADPMPEIEKPMFELVSAAQTILPDSDGAIDGHLREVGLTFHLLKDVPGLISKNIEKSLVEAFQPLGISDWNSLFWIAHPGGPAILDQVEAKLALKPEKLRATRHVLSEYGNMSSACVLFILDEMRKKSREDGLQTTGEGLEWGVLFGFGPGLTVETVVLHSVAA; encoded by the exons ATGGTGACCGTGGAAGAAGTTCGTAAGGCTCAACGTGCCCAAGGCCCTGCCACCGTGTTGGCCATCGGCACATCAACCCCACCTAATTGTGTTGATCAGAGCACATACCCTGACTACTATTTCCATATCACAAATAGTGAGCACAAGACCGAGTTGAAAGAGAAATTCAAGCGCATGT GTGAAAAATCGATGATCAAGAAGCGATACATGTACCTTACAGAAGAGATTTTGAAAGAGAATCCCAATGTATGTGAATACATGGCTCCTTCACTGGATGCTAGGCAAGATATGGTGGTAGTTGAGGTGCCAAAGCTAGGCAAAGAAGCAGCCACCAAGGCCATTAAGGAATGGGGCCAGCCCAAGTCCAAGATCACCCACCTTGTCTTTTGCACCACTAGTGGTGTGGACATGCCTGGGGCTGACTACCAGCTCACCAAGCTTTTGGGCCTCCGCCCGTCCGTTAAGCGCCTCATGATGTACCAACAAGGTTGCTTCGCAGGGGGGACGGTGCTCCGAGTGGCTAAGGACTTAGCTGAGAACAACAAAGGTGCTCGTGTACTTGTTGTGTGCTCGGAGATTACCGCTGTTACCTTCCGTGGACCTAGTGACACTCACCTAGACAGTCTTGTGGGCCAAGCATTGTTTGGTGATGGTGCCGCAGCTGTTATAATCGGGGCAGACCCCATGCCCGAAATCGAGAAGCCCATGTTTGAACTAGTCTCAGCAGCCCAAACGATCTTGCCAGATAGTGATGGTGCAATTGATGGTCACCTTCGTGAAGTTGGGCTTACATTTCACCTTCTTAAGGATGTTCCGGGGCTTATTTCGAAGAATATAGAAAAGAGCCTGGTAGAAGCATTTCAACCATTGGGGATATCCGATTGGAACTCCCTTTTTTGGATTGCTCATCCTGGTGGTCCAGCAATATTAGATCAGGTAGAAGCCAAGTTAGCACTGAAGCCAGAGAAGCTACGAGCCACAAGGCACGTTCTTTCAGAGTATGGTAACATGTCAAGTGCTTGTGTTCTATTTATTTTGGATGAGATGAGGAAGAAATCAAGGGAAGATGGGCTTCAGACCACAGGAGAAGGGTTGGAGTGGGGAGTGCTCTTTGGGTTTGGACCTGGCCTCACTGTTGAGACTGTTGTGCTCCATAGTGTTGCTGCTTAA